A genomic segment from Toxotes jaculatrix isolate fToxJac2 chromosome 6, fToxJac2.pri, whole genome shotgun sequence encodes:
- the kdm4aa gene encoding lysine-specific demethylase 4A isoform X1 has translation MTTDTPAQSVASRIMTFTPSKEEFRDFSRYIAYMESQGAHKAGMAKVIPPKGWKPRRTYDDIDDLVIPAPIQQVVTGQSGLFTQYNIQKKPMTVHEFRKTSNMDKFCNPRYADFDELERKFWKNLTFNPPLYGADVSGTLYDPEVTEWNIGRLNTILDTVENESGIKIKGVNTPYLYFGMWKSAFAWHTEDMDLYSINYLHFGEPKSWYVVPPEHGKRLERLAKGFFPGNAQSCEAFLRHKMTLISPSILKKYGIPFEKVTQEAGQFIVTFPFGYHAGFNHGFNCAESTNFATQRWIDYGKQATLCSCRQDMVKISMDVFVRKFQPDRYKLWKAGKDNAPIDHNKPTPEAAEFLKEDKTEPAKESPNEAGSEEPPAPVQEDKSPKPQTGTKRQLEAAEDVKPELITKENEEVETKKAKLSRKESPAKVPVKPDKDAVNIKLDPKKEKDTKPQPKSQSKASTKRTNRRSPSKKEKSGVSAAGVCPPEPVESQVVAPCSEEAGGSVEPQLGSSCSPAHKLFQRTLSPADVLHVHSYAKGDYGEGEALTKEEKKSEGSDNETEKDNRLVCRAQVAEEAAEDGEPESDLGQLPGHHPLIKDGMSDDEAPEEAPPAEEGGLEGESWAKPLAHLWQSRPPNLKKEREYNQRMGSKPPYCSICALFHTYQQTECANSVDSPVMVPGGRMRTKPLIPEMCFATTTEEDSECEQQPVTPHLEEDGTSLLISCSQCSVRVHTSCYGVDPASVSKEWKCARCKANAMTENCCLCSLRGGALQKANNNKWVHVLCAVAVLEARFVNITERSPVDLSGIPLQRFKLKCYYCKKRMKKASGCCVQCSHGRCPTAYHPTCAQAAGVLMQPDEWPFVVHVTCCRHKGPTQIERNKAAMHELTVGQKVICKHKNGRYYQCDVVQLSKETFYEVNFDDGSFSDNLFPEDIVNRDCAQLGPPPQGEVVQVRWTDGLVYGAKFVAAHVIQMYLVEFEDGSQLTAKRDDVYTLDEELPKRVKSRLSKASDMRFDGIFEEKEIIQESKRQRVINSRYRGDYIEPVIYRAIME, from the exons ATGACCACAGACACGCCAGCCCAAAGCGTGGCCTCCAGGATAATGACGTTCACCCCCTCCAAAGAGGAGTTCAGGGACTTCAGCCGCTACATTGCATATATGGAGTCACAAGGAGCGCACAAAGCTGGAATGGCAAAA GTTATTCCACCTAAAGGCTGGAAACCTAGGCGGACATATGATGACATCGATGACCTGGTGATTCCTGCTCCAATTCAGCAGGTGGTGACCGGCCAATCAGGACTCTTCACGCAATACAACATCCAGAAGAAACCAATGACCGTCCACGAGTTCCGCAAGACCTCCAACATGGACAA GTTCTGCAATCCCAGATATGCAGATTTTGATGAACTAGAGAGGAAGTTTTGGAAGAACCTGACCTTCAACCCACCCCTTTATGGGGCTGATGTCAGTGGAACGCTGTATGATCCA GAGGTGACTGAGTGGAACATTGGCCGTCTCAACACCATTCTGGACACTGTGGAGAATGAGAGTGGGATCAAGATCAAAGGAGTCAACACGCCGTACCTGTATTTCGGGATGTGGAAGAGTGCCTTTGCGTGGCACACTGAGGACATGGACCTCTACAGCATCAACTACCTGCACTTTGGAGAGCCCAAGTCCTG GTATGTTGTCCCACCAGAGCATGGGAAAAGACTTGAACGACTTGCCAAAG GTTTCTTTCCAGGGAACGCTCAGAGCTGTGAAGCCTTCCTGCGCCACAAGATGACTTTAATTTCACCCTCCATTCTGAAAAAATACGGCATACCATTTGAGAAG gtCACTCAGGAGGCTGGGCAGTTCATTGTGACGTTCCCATTTGGCTATCACGCCGGTTTCAACCATGGCTTCAACTGTGCCGAGTCCACCAACTTTGCCACCCAGCGATGGATTGATTATGGCAAACAGGCAACACTG TGTTCGTGTCGTCAGGACATGGTGAAGATCTCCATGGACGTGTTTGTGCGCAAGTTTCAGCCCGACCGTTATAAGTTATGGAAGGCAGGGAAAGACAACGCTCCTATCGACCACAACAAACCCACACCAGAGGCTGCTGAGTTTCTGAAGGAAGACAAGACCGAGCCTGCAAAGGAAAGCCCCAACGAAGCCGGATCTGAGGAACCCCCTGCTCCTGTCCAGGAGGACAAAAG TCCAAAGCCTCAGACTGGGACAAAGCGTCAGCTTGAAGCCGCTGAAGACGTCAAACCTGAGCTGATCACGAAGGAGAATGAGGAGGTGGAGACAAAGAAAGCCAAGCTGTCACGCAAGGAGTCTCCAGCTAAAGTCCCTGTCAAGCCAGATAAAG ACGCAGTCAACATCAAGCTGGATCctaaaaaggagaaagacacCAAGCCACAGCCTAAATCTCAGTCCAAAGCCAGCACTAAGAGAACAAACCGACGAAGCCCgtcaaaaaaagagaagagcGGTGTATCGGCTGCAGGTGTCTGTCCTCCTGAGCCTGTCGAGAGCCAGGTGGTGGCTCCCTGCTCTGAGGAGGCGGGCGGCAGCGTGGAGCCTCAGCtgggcagcagctgcagcccaGCGCACAAACTGTTCCAGAGGACGCTGAGCCCCGCAGACGTGCTGCACGTCCACAGCTACGCCAAAGGAGACTACGGAGAGGGAGAGGCCCTGAccaaggaggagaagaagagtgagGGCAGCGACAATGAGACGGAGAAAGACAACAGACTTGTTTGCAGAGCA caggtggcagaAGAGGCGGCTGAAGATGGAGAGCCAGAGAGTGATCTCGGACAGCTGCCAGGCCACCATCCACTCATAAAGGATGGCATGAGTGATGACG AGGCTCCAGAAGAGGCCCCCCCAGCAGAGGAGGGTGGTCTGGAGGGGGAGAGCTGGGCAAAACCTCTGGCTCACCTGTGGCAGAGCAGACCTCCCAACctgaagaaagaaagggagtACAACCAGCGCATGGGTTCCAAACCTCCATACTGCTCCATCTGCGCGTTGTTCCACACATACCAGCAG ACTGAATGTGCAAACAGCGTAGACAGTCCTGTCATGGTGCCTGGTGGGCGGATGCGGACCAAACCTCTGATCCCAGAGATGTGCTTCGCCaccaccacagaagaagactCGGAGTGTGAACAGCAGCCCGTGACACCTCATCTAGAGGAAGATGGAACCAGCCTCCTCATCAGCTGCTCCCAGTGCAGCGTCCGGGTCCACACCA GCTGTTATGGTGTGGATCCAGCCAGTGTGAGCAAGGAGTGGAAATGTGCACGCTGCAAGGCCAACGCTATGACTGAG AACTGCTGCTTGTGTTCACTGAGAGGTGGAGCCTTGCAGAaagccaacaacaacaa gtgggTACATGTGCTGTGTGCAGTGGCTGTGCTGGAGGCACGCTTTGTCAACATCACTGAAAGAAGTCCAGTGGATTTAAGTGGGATCCCTTTGCAGAGATTTAAACTG AAATGTTACTACTGTAAGAAGCGGATGAAGAAGGCGTCTGGCTGCTGCGTGCAGTGCTCTCATGGCCGCTGTCCCACTGCCTACCACCCCACCTGTGCACAGGCTGCCGGGGTACTCATGCAGCCGGATGAATGGCCCTTTGTGGTCCATGTTACCTGCTGTCGACACAAAGGCCCCACTCAGATTGAG CGCAATAAAGCAGCCATGCACGAGCTGACTGTGGGACAGAAGGTGATATGCAAGCACAAGAACGGCCGCTACTACCAGTGTGATGTGGTGCAGCTGTCTAAAGAAACCTTCTATGAAGTCAACTTTGATGATGGTTCCTTCAGCGACAATCTCTTCCCTGAAGACATTGTG AACCGAGACTGTGCTCAGCTTGGACCCCCACCCCAGGGTGAAGTGGTTCAGGTGCGGTGGACAGACGGCCTGGTGTATGGGGCCAAATTCGTGGCAGCTCATGTCATCCAAATGTATCTG GTGGAATTTGAGGACGGGTCGCAGCTAACAGCCAAGAGAGATGATGTCTACACTCTGGATGAGGAACTCCCCAAGAGAGTCAAATCCAGACTG tCTAAAGCCTCAGACATGAGATTTGATGGGATCTTTGAAGAGAAGGAGATCATCCAGGagtcaaagagacagagagtgatcAACTCGCGTTACAGAGGGGACTACATAGAGCCTGTGATTTACAGAGCCATCATGGAGTAA
- the kdm4aa gene encoding lysine-specific demethylase 4A isoform X2: protein MTTDTPAQSVASRIMTFTPSKEEFRDFSRYIAYMESQGAHKAGMAKVIPPKGWKPRRTYDDIDDLVIPAPIQQVVTGQSGLFTQYNIQKKPMTVHEFRKTSNMDKFCNPRYADFDELERKFWKNLTFNPPLYGADVSGTLYDPEVTEWNIGRLNTILDTVENESGIKIKGVNTPYLYFGMWKSAFAWHTEDMDLYSINYLHFGEPKSWYVVPPEHGKRLERLAKGFFPGNAQSCEAFLRHKMTLISPSILKKYGIPFEKVTQEAGQFIVTFPFGYHAGFNHGFNCAESTNFATQRWIDYGKQATLCSCRQDMVKISMDVFVRKFQPDRYKLWKAGKDNAPIDHNKPTPEAAEFLKEDKTEPAKESPNEAGSEEPPAPVQEDKSPKPQTGTKRQLEAAEDVKPELITKENEEVETKKAKLSRKESPAKVPVKPDKDAVNIKLDPKKEKDTKPQPKSQSKASTKRTNRRSPSKKEKSGVSAAGVCPPEPVESQVVAPCSEEAGGSVEPQLGSSCSPAHKLFQRTLSPADVLHVHSYAKGDYGEGEALTKEEKKSEGSDNETEKDNRLVCRAVAEEAAEDGEPESDLGQLPGHHPLIKDGMSDDEAPEEAPPAEEGGLEGESWAKPLAHLWQSRPPNLKKEREYNQRMGSKPPYCSICALFHTYQQTECANSVDSPVMVPGGRMRTKPLIPEMCFATTTEEDSECEQQPVTPHLEEDGTSLLISCSQCSVRVHTSCYGVDPASVSKEWKCARCKANAMTENCCLCSLRGGALQKANNNKWVHVLCAVAVLEARFVNITERSPVDLSGIPLQRFKLKCYYCKKRMKKASGCCVQCSHGRCPTAYHPTCAQAAGVLMQPDEWPFVVHVTCCRHKGPTQIERNKAAMHELTVGQKVICKHKNGRYYQCDVVQLSKETFYEVNFDDGSFSDNLFPEDIVNRDCAQLGPPPQGEVVQVRWTDGLVYGAKFVAAHVIQMYLVEFEDGSQLTAKRDDVYTLDEELPKRVKSRLSKASDMRFDGIFEEKEIIQESKRQRVINSRYRGDYIEPVIYRAIME from the exons ATGACCACAGACACGCCAGCCCAAAGCGTGGCCTCCAGGATAATGACGTTCACCCCCTCCAAAGAGGAGTTCAGGGACTTCAGCCGCTACATTGCATATATGGAGTCACAAGGAGCGCACAAAGCTGGAATGGCAAAA GTTATTCCACCTAAAGGCTGGAAACCTAGGCGGACATATGATGACATCGATGACCTGGTGATTCCTGCTCCAATTCAGCAGGTGGTGACCGGCCAATCAGGACTCTTCACGCAATACAACATCCAGAAGAAACCAATGACCGTCCACGAGTTCCGCAAGACCTCCAACATGGACAA GTTCTGCAATCCCAGATATGCAGATTTTGATGAACTAGAGAGGAAGTTTTGGAAGAACCTGACCTTCAACCCACCCCTTTATGGGGCTGATGTCAGTGGAACGCTGTATGATCCA GAGGTGACTGAGTGGAACATTGGCCGTCTCAACACCATTCTGGACACTGTGGAGAATGAGAGTGGGATCAAGATCAAAGGAGTCAACACGCCGTACCTGTATTTCGGGATGTGGAAGAGTGCCTTTGCGTGGCACACTGAGGACATGGACCTCTACAGCATCAACTACCTGCACTTTGGAGAGCCCAAGTCCTG GTATGTTGTCCCACCAGAGCATGGGAAAAGACTTGAACGACTTGCCAAAG GTTTCTTTCCAGGGAACGCTCAGAGCTGTGAAGCCTTCCTGCGCCACAAGATGACTTTAATTTCACCCTCCATTCTGAAAAAATACGGCATACCATTTGAGAAG gtCACTCAGGAGGCTGGGCAGTTCATTGTGACGTTCCCATTTGGCTATCACGCCGGTTTCAACCATGGCTTCAACTGTGCCGAGTCCACCAACTTTGCCACCCAGCGATGGATTGATTATGGCAAACAGGCAACACTG TGTTCGTGTCGTCAGGACATGGTGAAGATCTCCATGGACGTGTTTGTGCGCAAGTTTCAGCCCGACCGTTATAAGTTATGGAAGGCAGGGAAAGACAACGCTCCTATCGACCACAACAAACCCACACCAGAGGCTGCTGAGTTTCTGAAGGAAGACAAGACCGAGCCTGCAAAGGAAAGCCCCAACGAAGCCGGATCTGAGGAACCCCCTGCTCCTGTCCAGGAGGACAAAAG TCCAAAGCCTCAGACTGGGACAAAGCGTCAGCTTGAAGCCGCTGAAGACGTCAAACCTGAGCTGATCACGAAGGAGAATGAGGAGGTGGAGACAAAGAAAGCCAAGCTGTCACGCAAGGAGTCTCCAGCTAAAGTCCCTGTCAAGCCAGATAAAG ACGCAGTCAACATCAAGCTGGATCctaaaaaggagaaagacacCAAGCCACAGCCTAAATCTCAGTCCAAAGCCAGCACTAAGAGAACAAACCGACGAAGCCCgtcaaaaaaagagaagagcGGTGTATCGGCTGCAGGTGTCTGTCCTCCTGAGCCTGTCGAGAGCCAGGTGGTGGCTCCCTGCTCTGAGGAGGCGGGCGGCAGCGTGGAGCCTCAGCtgggcagcagctgcagcccaGCGCACAAACTGTTCCAGAGGACGCTGAGCCCCGCAGACGTGCTGCACGTCCACAGCTACGCCAAAGGAGACTACGGAGAGGGAGAGGCCCTGAccaaggaggagaagaagagtgagGGCAGCGACAATGAGACGGAGAAAGACAACAGACTTGTTTGCAGAGCA gtggcagaAGAGGCGGCTGAAGATGGAGAGCCAGAGAGTGATCTCGGACAGCTGCCAGGCCACCATCCACTCATAAAGGATGGCATGAGTGATGACG AGGCTCCAGAAGAGGCCCCCCCAGCAGAGGAGGGTGGTCTGGAGGGGGAGAGCTGGGCAAAACCTCTGGCTCACCTGTGGCAGAGCAGACCTCCCAACctgaagaaagaaagggagtACAACCAGCGCATGGGTTCCAAACCTCCATACTGCTCCATCTGCGCGTTGTTCCACACATACCAGCAG ACTGAATGTGCAAACAGCGTAGACAGTCCTGTCATGGTGCCTGGTGGGCGGATGCGGACCAAACCTCTGATCCCAGAGATGTGCTTCGCCaccaccacagaagaagactCGGAGTGTGAACAGCAGCCCGTGACACCTCATCTAGAGGAAGATGGAACCAGCCTCCTCATCAGCTGCTCCCAGTGCAGCGTCCGGGTCCACACCA GCTGTTATGGTGTGGATCCAGCCAGTGTGAGCAAGGAGTGGAAATGTGCACGCTGCAAGGCCAACGCTATGACTGAG AACTGCTGCTTGTGTTCACTGAGAGGTGGAGCCTTGCAGAaagccaacaacaacaa gtgggTACATGTGCTGTGTGCAGTGGCTGTGCTGGAGGCACGCTTTGTCAACATCACTGAAAGAAGTCCAGTGGATTTAAGTGGGATCCCTTTGCAGAGATTTAAACTG AAATGTTACTACTGTAAGAAGCGGATGAAGAAGGCGTCTGGCTGCTGCGTGCAGTGCTCTCATGGCCGCTGTCCCACTGCCTACCACCCCACCTGTGCACAGGCTGCCGGGGTACTCATGCAGCCGGATGAATGGCCCTTTGTGGTCCATGTTACCTGCTGTCGACACAAAGGCCCCACTCAGATTGAG CGCAATAAAGCAGCCATGCACGAGCTGACTGTGGGACAGAAGGTGATATGCAAGCACAAGAACGGCCGCTACTACCAGTGTGATGTGGTGCAGCTGTCTAAAGAAACCTTCTATGAAGTCAACTTTGATGATGGTTCCTTCAGCGACAATCTCTTCCCTGAAGACATTGTG AACCGAGACTGTGCTCAGCTTGGACCCCCACCCCAGGGTGAAGTGGTTCAGGTGCGGTGGACAGACGGCCTGGTGTATGGGGCCAAATTCGTGGCAGCTCATGTCATCCAAATGTATCTG GTGGAATTTGAGGACGGGTCGCAGCTAACAGCCAAGAGAGATGATGTCTACACTCTGGATGAGGAACTCCCCAAGAGAGTCAAATCCAGACTG tCTAAAGCCTCAGACATGAGATTTGATGGGATCTTTGAAGAGAAGGAGATCATCCAGGagtcaaagagacagagagtgatcAACTCGCGTTACAGAGGGGACTACATAGAGCCTGTGATTTACAGAGCCATCATGGAGTAA